In one window of Micromonospora cathayae DNA:
- a CDS encoding DUF6461 domain-containing protein gives MHRRTDRLGHRLRGEPEPVRPPRPEHGYRWIHRSPLSTAATVTVVTGTTTGDVLRAFGADPDRPVRLRDLRLQPGADPWVAVLDTGAAVLAVEYNGYLGSRAEVLLAASAQGRAASMFWNVNAVTRLSFAERGRLLASFEPMGDVDTDPVVAATLAGLDFAGYGGRAEKGLVAVERFTGRGVTAVDLARIEEEGIAFRAARPIGRRRGPDESHAPSSRTR, from the coding sequence GTGCACCGACGGACCGATCGGCTCGGACACCGGCTGCGCGGTGAGCCCGAGCCGGTACGCCCACCGCGCCCGGAGCACGGGTACCGCTGGATCCACCGCAGCCCGCTGTCGACGGCGGCGACCGTCACGGTCGTCACCGGGACCACCACCGGCGATGTGCTGCGGGCCTTCGGTGCCGACCCGGACCGTCCGGTCCGCCTCCGTGACCTGCGCCTGCAACCCGGTGCCGACCCCTGGGTCGCCGTGCTCGACACCGGCGCCGCGGTACTCGCGGTGGAGTACAACGGCTATCTCGGGTCGCGGGCGGAGGTGCTGCTGGCCGCCTCCGCGCAGGGCCGGGCGGCGAGCATGTTCTGGAACGTCAACGCGGTGACCCGGCTGTCCTTCGCGGAACGGGGCCGGCTGCTCGCCTCGTTCGAACCGATGGGCGACGTCGACACCGATCCGGTGGTCGCCGCGACGCTCGCCGGGCTGGACTTCGCCGGGTACGGCGGACGGGCGGAGAAGGGCCTGGTGGCGGTGGAACGGTTCACCGGGCGGGGCGTCACCGCCGTCGATCTCGCCCGCATCGAGGAGGAGGGCATCGCCTTCCGGGCCGCCCGGCCGATCGGCCGCCGGCGGGGCCCGGACGAGAGCCACGCACCGTCGTCCCGTACCCGCTGA
- a CDS encoding short-chain fatty acyl-CoA regulator family protein has translation MRAVDKTFVGARLRRMREERALSQADLARLLNISPSYLNQIEHDTRPLTVPVLMRITEVFGVDPTVFAPHDTPRLVAGLREALGGRAGLAELTELAGRLPEVAEAVIELHRRYQQVDEQLAELVGDRERVGRSPHDQVTEFFYRRQNYVPDLDEAAERLAGQIGLRRGEVRANLQDRLARRHGVRVARDDADALGGELHRYRPQTQTLHLSTSLRPGQEAMRMAAQIALLEYADVIDEIVEEERFDDTQTQILTRVGLANYFAAALILPYERFLTAAERLRYDIELLTEHFAIGWETVSHRLSTLQRPRARGVPFSFVRVDRAGNMSKRQSATGFPFSRTGGTCPLWNVYEAFSSPGRVVTQVAAMPDGQRYLWIARTVTRHHGGYGQPGKVYAIGLGCETRHAGRLVYSAGMDLHAAEAATPIGPGCKTCERMSCPQRAAPPISRRLDLDENRSTFIPYPLKD, from the coding sequence GTGAGGGCGGTCGACAAGACCTTCGTCGGCGCCCGGCTCCGCCGGATGCGCGAGGAGCGGGCGCTCAGCCAGGCGGACCTGGCCCGCCTGCTGAACATCTCACCCAGCTACCTCAACCAGATCGAGCACGACACCCGGCCGCTCACCGTCCCGGTGCTGATGCGGATCACCGAGGTGTTCGGCGTCGACCCGACCGTCTTCGCCCCGCACGACACCCCCCGCCTGGTCGCCGGGCTCCGGGAGGCGCTCGGCGGCCGGGCCGGCCTGGCCGAACTCACCGAACTCGCCGGCCGGCTGCCCGAGGTCGCCGAGGCCGTGATCGAGCTGCACCGCCGCTACCAGCAGGTGGACGAACAGCTCGCCGAACTGGTCGGCGACCGCGAGCGGGTCGGCCGCAGCCCGCACGACCAGGTCACCGAGTTCTTCTACCGGCGGCAGAACTACGTGCCGGACCTCGACGAGGCGGCCGAACGGCTGGCCGGGCAGATCGGCCTGCGCCGCGGCGAGGTACGCGCCAACCTCCAGGACCGGCTGGCCCGGCGGCACGGGGTACGCGTCGCCCGCGACGACGCCGACGCGCTCGGCGGCGAACTGCACCGCTACCGCCCGCAGACCCAGACGCTGCACCTGTCCACCTCACTGCGCCCCGGGCAGGAGGCGATGCGGATGGCCGCGCAGATCGCCCTGCTGGAGTACGCCGACGTGATCGACGAGATCGTCGAGGAGGAGCGGTTCGACGACACGCAGACCCAGATCCTGACCCGGGTCGGCCTGGCGAACTACTTCGCCGCGGCGCTGATCCTGCCGTACGAGCGGTTCCTCACCGCCGCCGAACGCCTCCGGTACGACATCGAGCTGCTCACCGAGCACTTCGCGATCGGCTGGGAGACGGTCAGCCACCGGCTCAGCACCCTGCAACGGCCCCGGGCGCGCGGCGTGCCGTTCTCGTTCGTCCGGGTCGACCGGGCCGGCAACATGTCGAAACGCCAGTCGGCCACCGGTTTCCCGTTCTCCCGCACCGGCGGCACCTGCCCGCTGTGGAACGTCTACGAGGCGTTCAGCTCCCCCGGCCGGGTGGTCACCCAGGTGGCCGCCATGCCGGACGGGCAGCGCTACCTGTGGATCGCCCGCACGGTCACAAGGCACCACGGCGGCTACGGCCAGCCCGGCAAGGTCTACGCGATCGGGCTGGGCTGCGAGACCCGGCACGCCGGCCGGCTGGTGTACTCCGCCGGGATGGACCTGCACGCCGCCGAGGCGGCCACCCCGATCGGGCCCGGCTGCAAGACCTGCGAACGGATGTCCTGCCCGCAGCGGGCCGCCCCGCCGATCAGCCGCCGGCTGGACCTGGACGAGAACCGCAGCACCTTCATCCCGTACCCGCTCAAGGACTGA
- a CDS encoding DUF305 domain-containing protein, translating to MTRLSSVVLLAALLLVTGCTAGASPGPGTAPPPGPAPVTSTLSGLDVVFLTTMVAHTEQTLELLRLSRGRVTDERLRTLVAAIEATESDELTTMRGWLREAGPVPSGGAHRHDHGAGTAGLARLRAAPPGQVDRVLRDLLGTHQRAAADLARSHQAVAADPRVRDLAGRVERSRAAQVSLLAGPGQPTAG from the coding sequence GTGACCCGACTGTCGAGTGTCGTCCTGCTCGCCGCCCTGCTGCTGGTCACCGGATGCACGGCCGGAGCCTCACCCGGGCCGGGCACCGCCCCGCCACCCGGGCCGGCCCCGGTGACCAGCACGCTGAGCGGCCTCGACGTGGTCTTCCTGACCACCATGGTCGCGCACACCGAGCAGACGCTGGAACTGCTCCGGCTCAGCCGGGGACGGGTGACCGACGAACGGCTGCGCACCCTGGTCGCCGCGATCGAGGCCACCGAGTCCGACGAGCTGACCACCATGCGCGGCTGGCTGCGGGAGGCCGGGCCGGTACCGTCCGGCGGGGCGCACCGGCACGACCACGGGGCGGGCACCGCGGGCCTGGCCCGGCTGCGGGCCGCCCCGCCCGGCCAGGTCGACCGGGTGCTGCGCGACCTGCTCGGCACCCACCAGCGCGCGGCGGCCGACCTGGCCCGGTCCCACCAGGCGGTCGCCGCCGACCCACGGGTACGGGACCTCGCCGGGCGGGTGGAACGGTCCCGGGCGGCCCAGGTGTCCCTGCTGGCCGGGCCCGGCCAACCGACCGCGGGCTGA
- a CDS encoding LLM class flavin-dependent oxidoreductase: MPTPATPLGKLGFLTIGLFDETDPRAGHESTLNLIELGEQLGFDSAWVRHRHLQFGVSSPVAVLAAASQRTRRIALGTAVIPLGWENPLRLAEDLATVDVLSGGRLNPGVSIGPPAHYDRVRQALYPDTADVEDFSYTRVRRLLDLIAGKPASDFAGVEGFETYSDRVQPHSPGLGARIWYGAGSLRSARWAGEQGLNLLTSNVVKAEESTDFAEIQAAQIRAFRAHHPDAARARVSQGLVVIPTDTATAAQRDKYARYVHRRTPRTTAPQGPARMMIAPDLLGPAELIAERLAAHAGFRESTEVTFALPFTFDHADYVQILTDMATRLGPALGWRPAG; this comes from the coding sequence GTGCCCACACCCGCGACGCCGCTCGGAAAGCTCGGTTTCCTCACCATCGGCCTGTTCGACGAGACCGATCCGCGCGCCGGCCACGAGTCGACCCTGAACCTGATCGAGCTGGGCGAACAGCTCGGCTTCGACAGCGCCTGGGTACGCCACCGTCATCTCCAGTTCGGCGTCTCCTCGCCGGTGGCCGTCCTGGCCGCGGCGTCGCAGCGGACCCGACGCATCGCGCTCGGCACCGCGGTCATCCCGCTCGGCTGGGAGAACCCGCTCCGGCTGGCCGAGGACCTGGCCACGGTCGACGTCCTCTCCGGCGGGCGGCTCAATCCGGGGGTCAGCATCGGTCCACCGGCGCACTACGACCGGGTCCGGCAGGCGCTCTACCCGGACACCGCAGACGTCGAGGACTTCAGCTACACCCGGGTACGCCGGCTGCTCGACCTCATCGCCGGCAAGCCGGCCAGCGACTTCGCGGGCGTGGAGGGCTTCGAGACCTACTCCGACCGGGTGCAACCGCACTCCCCCGGCCTCGGTGCCCGGATCTGGTACGGCGCGGGCAGCCTCCGGTCCGCACGCTGGGCGGGCGAGCAGGGCCTGAACCTGCTCACCAGCAACGTGGTGAAGGCCGAGGAGTCGACGGACTTCGCCGAGATCCAGGCGGCGCAGATCAGGGCCTTCCGCGCCCACCACCCGGACGCCGCACGGGCCCGCGTCTCCCAGGGGCTCGTCGTCATCCCCACCGACACGGCCACTGCGGCCCAGCGCGACAAGTACGCCCGGTACGTCCACCGCCGCACGCCGCGCACGACGGCGCCCCAGGGACCGGCCCGGATGATGATCGCCCCGGATCTCCTCGGCCCGGCCGAGCTGATCGCCGAGCGCCTGGCCGCGCACGCCGGGTTCCGGGAGAGCACCGAGGTCACCTTCGCGCTGCCGTTCACCTTCGACCACGCCGACTACGTCCAGATCCTCACCGACATGGCGACCCGGCTCGGTCCGGCGCTGGGCTGGCGTCCCGCCGGCTGA
- a CDS encoding sugar kinase, with translation MSALTPRPAADCRYDLVSLGEVMLRLDPGEGRVRTARQFRVWEGGGEYNVARGLRRCFGLRTAIVTAFADNEVGRLLEDLVLQGGVDPSLITWMRYDGIGRSVRNGLNFTERGFGVRGAVGTSDRGHSAASQLRPDDVDWDHLFGALGVRWLHTGGIYAALSETAAETAEAAMTAARRYGTIVSYDLNYRPSLWKAVGGQDRAREVNRRLARLVDVMIGNEEDFTACLGFEVPDTDVHAGGALDAGNFKAMIEQVVREYPNFRVVATTLRGVRSATVNDWGAVAWAGGSFAEATHRPGLEILDRVGGGDSFASGLIYGLLERGGDLALAVEYGAAHGALAMTTPGDTSMASLAEVEALVRGAGARVQR, from the coding sequence ATGAGCGCCCTCACCCCCCGGCCGGCGGCCGACTGCCGGTACGACCTGGTCTCGCTCGGCGAGGTGATGCTGCGCCTGGACCCCGGCGAGGGCCGGGTCCGCACCGCCCGGCAGTTCCGGGTCTGGGAGGGCGGCGGGGAGTACAACGTCGCGCGTGGCCTGCGGCGCTGCTTCGGGCTACGGACGGCGATCGTCACCGCGTTCGCCGACAACGAGGTGGGTCGGCTGCTCGAGGACCTCGTCCTGCAGGGCGGCGTCGACCCGAGCCTGATCACCTGGATGCGCTACGACGGGATCGGCCGCAGCGTCCGTAACGGCCTGAACTTCACCGAACGCGGCTTCGGGGTACGCGGCGCGGTCGGCACGTCCGACCGGGGGCACTCCGCGGCCAGCCAGCTCCGCCCCGACGACGTCGACTGGGACCACCTCTTCGGCGCCCTCGGGGTGCGGTGGCTGCACACCGGCGGCATCTACGCGGCACTGTCGGAGACGGCCGCCGAGACGGCCGAGGCCGCGATGACCGCCGCCCGCAGGTACGGCACGATCGTCTCCTACGACCTGAACTACCGGCCCAGCCTGTGGAAGGCCGTCGGGGGGCAGGACCGGGCGCGGGAGGTGAACCGCCGGCTCGCCCGGCTGGTCGACGTGATGATCGGCAACGAGGAGGACTTCACCGCCTGCCTCGGGTTCGAGGTGCCCGACACCGACGTGCACGCCGGTGGCGCACTGGACGCGGGCAACTTCAAGGCGATGATCGAGCAGGTCGTCCGGGAGTACCCGAACTTCCGGGTGGTGGCGACCACCCTGCGCGGCGTCCGCAGCGCGACGGTGAACGACTGGGGTGCCGTGGCCTGGGCCGGCGGGTCGTTCGCCGAGGCCACCCACCGGCCCGGCCTGGAGATCCTGGACCGGGTCGGTGGCGGGGACAGTTTCGCCTCCGGGCTGATCTACGGCCTGCTGGAACGCGGCGGCGACCTGGCGCTGGCGGTGGAGTACGGCGCGGCGCACGGCGCGCTGGCGATGACCACCCCCGGCGACACGTCGATGGCGAGCCTGGCCGAGGTGGAGGCGCTGGTGCGCGGAGCGGGCGCGCGGGTCCAACGCTGA
- a CDS encoding lytic polysaccharide monooxygenase produces MRRTFTIPLVAAGAVTATLAVATPAQAHGYVSGPPSRQALCAQGRVPDCGQIRYEPQSVEGPKGLRSCHAGIAHFAVLNDDNWGWPATSVGSTVTFTWTNTARHATSNWEYFIGNTRVAVFNGGGQQPGATVSHTVNLGGWSGRQKVLAVWNIADTANAFYSCVDLQIGGGGNPTPSPTPPSPTPTPTVAPTPTPPPTTTPAPGGTWTAGRTYQVGDQVSYGGLSYRCRQAHTAIPGWEPPYVPALWTQL; encoded by the coding sequence ATGCGTCGAACATTCACGATCCCGTTGGTGGCGGCCGGCGCGGTCACCGCCACCCTGGCCGTCGCCACCCCCGCACAGGCGCACGGCTACGTCTCCGGGCCACCCAGCCGCCAGGCGCTCTGCGCCCAGGGCCGGGTCCCGGACTGCGGACAGATCAGGTACGAGCCGCAGAGCGTGGAGGGTCCGAAGGGGCTGCGCAGCTGCCACGCCGGGATCGCGCACTTCGCCGTCCTCAACGACGACAACTGGGGCTGGCCCGCCACCTCCGTCGGCTCGACGGTGACGTTCACCTGGACGAACACCGCCCGGCACGCCACCAGCAACTGGGAGTACTTCATCGGCAACACCCGGGTGGCGGTGTTCAATGGCGGCGGGCAACAGCCGGGGGCCACCGTCTCGCACACCGTCAACCTGGGCGGCTGGTCCGGCCGGCAGAAGGTCCTCGCGGTGTGGAACATCGCCGACACCGCCAACGCGTTCTACTCCTGCGTGGACCTCCAGATCGGCGGGGGCGGCAACCCGACGCCCAGCCCGACGCCGCCGTCCCCCACGCCCACCCCGACCGTCGCGCCGACCCCCACGCCGCCGCCGACCACCACCCCCGCGCCGGGCGGCACCTGGACGGCGGGCCGGACGTACCAGGTCGGCGACCAGGTCAGCTACGGCGGACTGAGCTACCGCTGCCGGCAGGCGCACACCGCGATCCCGGGCTGGGAGCCGCCGTACGTGCCGGCCCTGTGGACCCAGCTCTGA
- the aceA gene encoding isocitrate lyase, whose protein sequence is MRTTAEQLRHEWETDPRWQGVQRSYRAEDVVRLRGAIQEEHTLARHGADRLWRLLHDEDYIHALGALTGNQAVQMVRAGLKAIYLSGWQVAADANLAGHTYPDQSLYPANSVPAVVRRINNALLRAAQITTAEGDERGIDWLAPIVADAEAGFGGPLNAYELMTAMIAAGAAGVHWEDQLAAEKKCGHLGGKVLIPTGQHIRTLEAARLAADVAGVPSVIVARTDAQAASLLTTDVDERDQPFVTGERTAEGFYRVRNGIEPCIARGLAYAPHADLIWMETGTPDLEVARRFAEAIKDRYPDQLLAYNCSPSFNWRKHLDDATIAKFQRELGHMGYRFQFITLAGFHALNYSMFDLARGYASDGMAAYVNLQEREFAAEAAGYTAVKHQREVGTGYFDLISTVLNPAAETTALRGSTEEEQFA, encoded by the coding sequence ATGCGGACCACAGCCGAGCAGTTGCGCCACGAATGGGAGACCGACCCGCGCTGGCAGGGAGTGCAGCGCAGCTACCGCGCCGAGGACGTGGTGCGGCTGCGCGGCGCGATCCAGGAGGAACACACCCTGGCCCGGCACGGGGCCGACCGGCTCTGGCGACTGCTGCACGACGAGGACTACATCCACGCGCTCGGCGCGCTCACCGGCAACCAGGCGGTGCAGATGGTCCGGGCCGGGCTGAAGGCGATCTACCTGTCCGGCTGGCAGGTCGCCGCCGACGCCAACCTGGCCGGACACACCTACCCCGACCAGAGCCTGTACCCGGCCAACTCGGTGCCCGCCGTGGTCCGCCGGATCAACAACGCGCTGCTCCGGGCCGCCCAGATCACCACTGCCGAGGGCGACGAGCGGGGCATCGACTGGTTGGCCCCGATCGTCGCCGACGCCGAGGCCGGCTTCGGCGGGCCGCTCAACGCGTACGAGCTGATGACCGCCATGATCGCGGCCGGCGCGGCCGGGGTGCACTGGGAGGACCAGCTCGCCGCCGAGAAGAAGTGCGGCCACCTGGGCGGGAAGGTGCTCATCCCCACCGGCCAGCACATCCGCACCCTGGAGGCGGCCCGGCTGGCCGCCGACGTGGCCGGCGTGCCGTCCGTGATCGTCGCCCGCACCGACGCGCAGGCCGCCAGCCTGCTCACCACCGACGTGGACGAGCGGGACCAGCCGTTCGTCACCGGCGAGCGTACCGCCGAGGGCTTCTACCGGGTCCGCAACGGCATCGAGCCGTGCATCGCCCGGGGCCTGGCCTACGCGCCGCACGCCGACCTGATCTGGATGGAGACCGGCACCCCGGACCTGGAGGTCGCCCGCCGGTTCGCCGAGGCGATCAAGGACCGGTACCCGGACCAGCTCCTCGCCTACAACTGCTCGCCGTCGTTCAACTGGCGCAAGCACCTCGACGACGCGACCATCGCCAAGTTCCAGCGGGAACTGGGCCACATGGGATACCGGTTCCAGTTCATCACCCTGGCCGGCTTCCACGCCCTGAACTACTCGATGTTCGACCTGGCCCGGGGCTACGCCAGCGACGGCATGGCCGCGTACGTCAACCTCCAGGAACGCGAGTTCGCCGCCGAGGCGGCCGGCTACACCGCCGTCAAGCACCAGCGGGAGGTCGGCACCGGCTACTTCGACCTGATCAGCACGGTGCTCAACCCGGCCGCCGAGACCACCGCCCTGCGTGGCTCCACCGAAGAGGAGCAGTTCGCATGA
- the aceB gene encoding malate synthase A — protein MRYEIIGPLADRYDEVLTAEALEFLVALDSEFAARRVALLDTRRARRARYATGQFPDFLPETAHIRADPDWRVAPAAPGLVDRRVEITGPTDRKMTVNALNSGAKVWLADFEDATAPTWHNVIGGQLNLIDALDRRIDFTDDRGKRYALGDDLATIVVRPRGWHLVEKGIAVDGRPISASLVDFGLYLFHCARRQLDAGSGPYFYLPKLETHREARLWNEIFVFAQHYLGLPIGTIRATTLIETITAAFEMEEILYELREHSAGLNAGRWDYIFSIIKNFGQWPDFVLPDRADVTMTVPFMRAYTELLVRTCHRRGAHAIGGMAAFIPSRDTAVNETALAKVRADKQREAGDGFDGSWVAHPGLVGVCREVFDVVLGDRPNQVDRRRDDVQVAAADLLAVDKTPGQVSATGLRSNVAVALRYVDAWLGGTGAVALWNLMEDAATAEIARCQVWQWRHHGTPLADGGRVTEELVRSILAEELAALAEGRDDAGRERAGAAARIFERTALDEDLPAFFTVEAYARHLGPSHGGWSLARCRRVRRRWRTPGAPSCR, from the coding sequence ATGAGGTACGAGATCATCGGCCCGCTGGCCGACCGGTACGACGAGGTGCTCACCGCCGAGGCGCTGGAGTTCCTGGTCGCCCTGGACAGCGAGTTCGCCGCCCGCCGGGTGGCGCTGCTGGACACCCGCCGGGCCCGGCGCGCCCGCTACGCCACCGGCCAGTTCCCCGACTTCCTTCCCGAGACCGCGCACATCCGCGCCGACCCGGACTGGCGGGTCGCGCCGGCCGCCCCCGGCCTGGTCGACCGGCGGGTGGAGATCACCGGGCCGACCGACCGGAAGATGACCGTCAACGCGCTCAACTCCGGCGCGAAGGTGTGGCTCGCCGACTTCGAGGACGCCACCGCCCCGACCTGGCACAACGTCATCGGCGGCCAACTCAACCTGATCGACGCCCTGGACCGGCGGATCGACTTCACCGACGACCGGGGCAAGCGGTACGCGCTCGGCGACGACCTCGCCACCATCGTGGTCCGGCCGCGCGGCTGGCACCTGGTGGAGAAGGGCATCGCGGTGGACGGGCGGCCCATCTCGGCCAGCCTGGTCGACTTCGGGCTGTACCTGTTCCACTGCGCGCGCCGGCAGCTCGACGCCGGCTCCGGGCCGTACTTCTACCTGCCCAAGCTGGAGACCCACCGCGAGGCCCGGCTGTGGAACGAGATCTTCGTCTTCGCCCAGCACTACCTCGGCCTGCCGATCGGCACCATCCGGGCCACCACGCTGATCGAGACGATCACCGCCGCGTTCGAGATGGAGGAGATCCTCTACGAGTTGCGGGAACACTCGGCGGGACTGAACGCCGGCCGGTGGGACTACATCTTCAGCATCATCAAGAACTTCGGGCAGTGGCCGGACTTCGTCCTGCCGGACCGCGCCGACGTCACCATGACCGTGCCGTTCATGCGCGCGTACACCGAACTGCTGGTGCGGACCTGCCACCGGCGCGGCGCGCACGCCATCGGCGGGATGGCCGCCTTCATCCCCAGCCGCGACACGGCGGTCAACGAGACCGCCCTGGCGAAGGTGCGGGCGGACAAGCAGCGGGAGGCCGGTGACGGCTTCGACGGCTCCTGGGTGGCCCACCCGGGCCTGGTCGGGGTGTGCCGCGAGGTGTTCGACGTGGTGCTCGGCGACCGCCCGAACCAGGTCGACCGACGCCGCGACGACGTGCAGGTCGCCGCCGCCGACCTGCTGGCCGTGGACAAGACCCCCGGCCAGGTCAGCGCCACCGGCCTGCGGTCCAACGTCGCGGTGGCGCTGCGCTACGTCGACGCCTGGCTCGGCGGCACCGGCGCGGTGGCGCTCTGGAACCTGATGGAGGACGCGGCCACCGCCGAGATCGCCCGCTGCCAGGTGTGGCAGTGGCGGCACCACGGCACCCCGCTGGCCGACGGCGGGCGGGTCACCGAGGAGCTGGTCCGGTCGATTCTCGCCGAGGAGTTGGCCGCGCTGGCCGAGGGGCGCGACGACGCCGGCCGGGAGCGGGCCGGGGCGGCGGCGCGGATCTTCGAGCGGACCGCGCTCGACGAGGACCTGCCGGCGTTCTTCACCGTCGAGGCGTACGCCCGGCACCTCGGGCCGTCCCACGGGGGCTGGTCCCTGGCCCGCTGCCGTCGGGTCAGGCGCAGATGGCGTACGCCCGGGGCGCCCAGTTGCCGGTGA
- a CDS encoding tetratricopeptide repeat protein, translating to MTDRPYVHDCHRDHGPYAGVADLLVRIAAERPRLAARHAVELHAIAPRLDPVARPAAEEEPIRFHPARRTAALAYGATEFVATWAERLRRPVTVRFDHVDHADETTRELLDTLTRRLAPSPLRLDLRGDGPDRPPTEPDPAALRGALGDSLARGFYHHAARTARRGRALVRPDDDLRHWWAFTTGLATALAALDRAAEALDLYDEARAATDHPKITMSAAYATAMLYARHLPPADQDPARARHWLDRALRLAAGLDDPRQRVLSTVFYEQGLALLDSRAGEPARALRLVDDGLARLHAVLAPGERRQDLARLRHNRAQVHLALGDPGRALADLDTVIADDPDNCEYYVDRAALYRAAGRTRAAIRDYGTAIRLGPHLPEAYYNRAVLQQERGRPGRAADDLDRVLAIDPGHVDARIALVNLHLARGAQDAAETAARAGLALAPQEPALLCTLGLVRSERGGLAEADDLLTRALAGDTTLVEAWTNRAAVRFERGEVAAAVADLDRAVALSTAPVPRFNRGTALLRLGRWDEAARDFTAALAQPDLDRALRRELRAGLARCRRAGTGRPTDG from the coding sequence GTGACCGACCGCCCGTACGTCCACGACTGCCACCGCGACCACGGGCCGTACGCCGGGGTCGCCGACCTGCTCGTCCGGATCGCCGCCGAGCGTCCCCGGCTGGCCGCCCGGCACGCCGTGGAGCTGCACGCCATCGCGCCCCGGCTCGACCCCGTCGCCCGGCCCGCCGCCGAGGAGGAGCCGATCCGGTTCCACCCGGCCCGGCGCACCGCCGCGCTGGCGTACGGGGCGACCGAGTTCGTGGCGACCTGGGCGGAGCGGCTGCGCCGACCGGTCACCGTCCGGTTCGACCACGTCGACCACGCCGACGAGACCACCCGCGAACTGCTGGACACGCTGACCCGCCGGCTCGCCCCGTCCCCGCTCCGCCTGGACCTGCGCGGCGACGGACCCGACCGGCCGCCGACCGAGCCGGACCCGGCCGCACTGCGCGGGGCACTGGGCGACAGCCTGGCCCGCGGCTTCTACCACCACGCGGCCCGGACCGCGCGCCGCGGTCGCGCCCTGGTCCGCCCGGACGACGACCTGCGGCACTGGTGGGCCTTCACCACCGGGCTGGCCACCGCGCTGGCCGCGCTGGACCGGGCCGCCGAGGCACTCGACCTGTACGACGAGGCCCGCGCCGCCACCGACCACCCGAAGATCACCATGTCCGCCGCGTACGCCACCGCGATGCTGTACGCCCGGCACCTGCCACCGGCCGACCAGGATCCGGCGCGGGCGCGGCACTGGCTGGACCGGGCCCTGCGCCTCGCCGCCGGGCTGGACGACCCCCGGCAGCGGGTGCTGTCCACCGTCTTCTACGAGCAGGGCCTGGCGCTGCTGGACAGCCGGGCCGGCGAACCGGCCCGCGCGCTCCGGCTGGTCGACGACGGGCTGGCCCGCCTGCACGCGGTGCTCGCCCCCGGCGAACGGCGGCAGGACCTGGCCCGGCTGCGGCACAACCGGGCGCAGGTCCACCTCGCCCTGGGGGATCCCGGGCGGGCGCTGGCCGACCTCGACACGGTGATCGCCGACGATCCCGACAACTGTGAGTACTACGTGGACCGGGCCGCCCTGTACCGGGCGGCGGGCCGGACCCGGGCGGCGATCCGGGACTACGGCACCGCGATCCGGTTGGGCCCGCACCTGCCCGAGGCGTACTACAACCGGGCCGTGCTCCAGCAGGAACGGGGTCGCCCCGGACGGGCGGCCGACGACCTGGACCGGGTACTGGCCATCGACCCCGGACATGTGGACGCGCGGATCGCCCTGGTCAACCTGCACCTGGCCCGGGGCGCGCAGGACGCCGCCGAGACGGCCGCGCGGGCCGGGCTGGCCCTGGCCCCGCAGGAGCCCGCGCTGCTGTGCACCCTCGGCCTGGTCCGCTCGGAACGCGGTGGCCTCGCCGAGGCCGACGACCTGCTGACCCGGGCGCTGGCCGGGGACACCACGCTGGTCGAGGCCTGGACGAACCGGGCAGCCGTCCGGTTCGAGCGGGGCGAGGTCGCCGCCGCCGTCGCGGACCTGGACCGGGCGGTGGCGCTGTCGACGGCCCCCGTACCACGCTTCAACCGGGGTACGGCGTTGCTGCGGCTGGGGCGCTGGGACGAGGCCGCCCGGGACTTCACCGCCGCGCTCGCCCAGCCCGACCTGGACCGGGCCCTACGCCGTGAGCTACGCGCCGGGCTGGCGCGCTGCCGACGCGCCGGCACCGGACGGCCAACCGACGGCTGA